A stretch of Gasterosteus aculeatus chromosome 4, fGasAcu3.hap1.1, whole genome shotgun sequence DNA encodes these proteins:
- the kmt2e gene encoding inactive histone-lysine N-methyltransferase 2E isoform X1, with product MSIVIPVGVDTADASYLDMAAGSDRPESVEASPVVVEKSSYPHQIYSSGSHHSHSYIGLPYADHNYGARPPPTPPASPPPSMLIRQGEGGLFVPGGQDEASRGTTLSTSEDGSYGADITRCICGFTHDDGYMICCDKCSAWQHIDCMGIDRQNIPETYLCERCQPRHLDRERAILLQTRKRECLSDGDTSATESGDEVPLELYSTFQHTPTTITLTTGRLGNKQTDKKRKKSGDKEPQASSARAKKAFREGSRKSSRVKGAAPEQEPTEHPSLWENKLKTWMERYEEASSNQYSEDVQVLLRVKEQGDGKSLAYNTHPASFKPPVESQVQKNKKILKAVRDLAPDSLIIEYRGKFMLRQQFEANGYFFKRPYPFVLFYSKFDGLEMCVDARSFGNEARFIRRSCTPNSEVRHVVEDGMLHLYIYSLRPIVKGTEITIGFDYDYGSCKYKVDCACVKGNQECPVLKHNLEPTENLGSGGRRRGSRKDKETVRDDQGQNQNVGLDCEGKSKSAGDGKQRKLSPLRLSISNNQDPELYEDLEDKTSVSNEVEMESEEQIAERRRKMANPAEQSHLPVGAASSWKGLKHKETREERKMEAILQAFARMEKREKRREQALERIGGVKTEVGGRSDIKEEPPATPEMADSPTVMQPLLEVKEEPGLKPAKVKSSRNRKSFSRNRTHIGQQRRRARTISTCSDLAPGSPTESVEPLTNEAPEGEAPAAPEPEAIPDEAPDTSPPHSCSPAPDRHRNGSKSFKSKKHFVSEWVGEKQQDRGGVRTPEPVPERPLRISSDPEVLATQLNALPGMACSPQVYSTPKHYVRFSSPFLANRSPTTPGVPTGRRRSRELPETPPTTGSCKKRWLKQALEEEGSTSPARGPSLLMPSEGPLSPPINGDSDSPLAYNGTCSLPELPTPLKKRRLSPLDACMSESSTPYGSPCATPTRADQSETPATPVLPATPPRPRTEEPSAEPPPSTPTQTLNVLQESDSSVESSPEVSRKPSVQEADRPPSLVSSPCVRAPSSDGPPTEATATVPESPQPPAAAAAEPMDCGEDRADGAVVEGSNEASSSAETCASSFPGWIKSPDRGPTGPAGLNFSPVNSNLRDLTPSHTLEPLVAPFRPEAAAGAAAGAAAAGTVPLVVSQPPFPEAQGPLFYPCPEEATSLGFSRSLNGDGSGEGGGSAQNPPQKKKVSLLEYRKRQREARRSGSKAECGSPVSAAPPLTVDAFAAALETTSEAPLPPAPPPLCNTATSTAAKEPPASEEGEVPAEKGEKEGGEGQWTSSTSVEQARERGYHRALLLSKDKDADGETEGGDTPALRDCPSPSLQKTPTHAPCSPGPVAPPPSRPAKEEEADGQPPSKPKPAPLTPTKLHPAPLPSSPVHYPGPSLLHSPKPQGSPYRGQRALFSAPPQALPPAQTPTGPAAFPQYNAQSDPPPPPPPPPATAAYFPSQSASPAGPFPGFKPAVAPPYPPGSQPLMQTIPHSVHYQSSAAPPPPPPPPHPMSGPTLLHVNLQPSPIQQHQLMLSTAAPPPPPPPPSQGQAPQQQPPAGSALLSLTPPPPPPPPPPAPSTNAQMQPHHFQNLGAFQPALLHPGATANPSVPPSTYPPPLQQTGLPPPPPPPPQQTQQGQAQAAASPRGAPASSTPFHSSGYLSTGWH from the exons ATGAGCATAGTCATCCCAGTAGGGGTGGACACAGCGGACGCCTCATACCTGGACATGGCTGCAGGCTCAGA CAGACCAGAATCGGTGGAGGCCAGCCCCGTGGTGGTGGAGAAGTCCAGCTACCCGCACCAGATCTACAGCAGCGGCTCTCACCATTCCCACAGTTACATTGGCCTGCCGTACGCC GACCATAACTATGGGGCGCGGCCCCCACCCACTCCAccggcctcccctcccccctccatgtTGATCCGacaaggagagggggggttgtttgttCCAGGAGGCCAGGACGAAGCATCCAGGGGCACAACGCTCAGCACCTCAGAAGATGGCAGCTACGGGGCAGACATCACCCGCTGCATCTGTGGCTTCACCCACGATGACGGCTACATGATCTGCTGCGACAAGTGCAG cGCGTGGCAGCATATCGACTGCATGGGCATCGACAGGCAGAACATTCCTGAGACTTACCTGTGTGAGCGCTGCCAACCACGACACCTGGATAGAGAGCGGGCCATCCTGCTGCAGACCAGGAAACGAGAGTGTCTCTCTG ATGGTGACACCAGTGCAACAGAGAGTGGAGATGAGGTGCCATTAGAACTTTACTCCACCTTCCAACACACGCCTACCACCATCACGCTCACCACTGGGCGCCTCGGCAATAAGCAGACTGATAAAAAACGTAAAAAGAGCGGCGATAAAGAGCCTCAAGCCTCCTCTGCCCGCGCTAAGAAG GCCTTCCGAGAAGGGTCCAGAAAGTCCTCCAGAGTAAAG GGCGCCGCTCCGGAGCAGGAGCCGACGGAGCACCCGTCTCTGTGGGAGAACAAACTCAAGACGTGGATGGAGCGATACGAGGAGGCCAGCAGCAATCAGTACAGCGAGGACGTCCAGGTCCTGTTGCGTGTCAAAGAGCAAGGCGATGGCAAGAGCCTGGCGTACAACACGCACCCGGCCTCCTTCAAGCCGCCGGTGGAG AGTCAAgttcagaagaacaagaagatcCTCAAGGCGGTGCGAGACTTGGCCCCGGACTCCCTCATCATCGAGTACAGGGGAAAGTTCATGCTTCGACAGCAGTTCGAGGCCAACGGATACTTCTTCAAGAG gcCATACccctttgtgttgttttattccaaGTTTGATGGACTAGAGATGTGTGTGGACGCTCGTAGCTTCGGCAACGAGGCGCGCTTCATCCGTCGCTCCTGCACCCCGAATTCTGAG GTGCGGCACGTGGTTGAGGACGGGATGCTGCATTTATACATCTACTCCTTGAGGCCGATCGTCAAAGGCACAGAAATCACCATTGGTTTTGATTACGACTACGGCAGCTG TAAATACAAGGTGGACTGTGCCTGCGTGAAGGGGAACCAGGAGTGCCCGGTGCTCAAGCACAACCTCGAACCCACGGAGAACCTGGGCTCCGGAGGCCGGCGACGAGGGAGCCGCAAGGACAAGGAGACGGTCCGGGACGACCAGGGCCAGAACCAGAACGTGGGCCTGGACTGCGAGGGGAAGAGCAAGAGCGCCGGCGACGGCAAACAGAGGAagctctctcctctccgcctctccaTCTCAAACAACCAG GATCCTGAGTTATATGAGGATCTAGAAGACAAAACCTCCGTTAGCAATGAAGTAGAGATGGAGTCAGAGGAGCAGattgcagagaggaggaggaagatg GCCAACCCAGCGGAGCAGTCCCATCTCCCTGTCGGGGCGGCTTCCAGCTGGAAGGGACTGAAACACAAGGAG acacgggaggagaggaagatggaggccATCCTGCAGGCCTTTGCCCGGATGGAGAAGCGGGAGAAGCGTAGGGAGCAGGCCCTGGAGAGAATCGGCGGCGTCAAGACGGAAGTCGGCGGCCGCAGCGACATCAAGGAGGAGCCGCCCGCCACGCCGGAGATGGCGGATTCTCCGACGGTCATGCAG CCGCTGCTGGAGGTGAAAGAGGAGCCGGGACTGAAGCCAGCTAAGGTCAAAAGCTCGAGGAACAGGAAGAGCTTCTCAAGGAACCGCACGCACATCGGTCAACAGCGGCGGCGAGCTCGCACCATCAGCACCTGCTCCGACCTGGCCCCCGGCTCTCCGACCGAGTCGGTGGAGCCGCTGACCAACGAGGCCCCCGAAGGAGAGGCGCCGGCCGCGCCCGAGCCGGAGGCCATCCCCGACGAAGCGCCGGACACCAGCCCCCCGCACAGCTGCTCGCCCGCGCCGGACCGACACCGCAACGGGAGCAAGAGCTTCAAATCTAAAAAG cACTTTGTGAGTGAGTGGGTGGGAGAGAAGCAGCAGGACCGCGGCGGCGTACGGACCCCAGAGCCGGTGCCAGAGAGGCCGCTGAGAATAAGCAGTGACCCCGAAGTACTCGCCACGCAGCTGAACGCCCTGCCGGGCATGGCCTGCTCTCCGCAGGTCTACAGCACCCCCAAACACTACGTCCGCTTCTCGTCCCCATTCCTGGCTAACCGCAGCCCCACCACCCCCGGGGTCCCCACCGGGAGACGGCGTTCCCGGGAACTGCCCGAAACCCCGCCCACCACCGGCTCCTGCAAGAAG CGATGGTTGAAGCaggctctggaggaggagggctccACCAGCCCGGCCAGAGGACCAAGCCTCCTGATGCCCAGCGAGGGTCCTCTCAGCCCCCCCATTAACGGGGACTCTGACAGCCCTCTAGCCTACAACGGTACCTGCTCGCTACCAG AGTTGCCCACGCCGCTGAAAAAGCGGCGGCTGAGTCCGCTGGACGCCTGCATGTCCGAGAGCTCCACGCCCTACGGCTCCCCTTGTGCCACGCCCACCAGGGCCGACCAATCGGAGACACCCGCGACCCCCGTCCTACCGGCTACCCCGCCGCGTCCCCGGACCGAGGAGCCGAGCGCGGAGCCCCCGCCCAGCACCCCAACGCAGACACTTAACGTCCTCCAGGAG AGTGACTCTTCGGTGGAAAGCTCCCCGGAGGTCAGCCGGAAACCCAGCGTGCAAGAG GCCGACCGTCCTCCTTCGTTGGTCTCCTCTCCGTGCGTCAGGGCTCCCAGTTCGGACGGACCCCCGACAGAAGCCACGGCGACGGTTCCCGAAAGCCCGCAGCccccggccgccgccgccgccgagcctATGGACTGCGGGGAGGACCGGGCCGACGGCGCGGTTGTCGAGGGGAGCAACGAGGCTTCCTCATCCGCAGAAACATGTGCTTCCTCTTTCCCCGGCTGGATAAAAAGCCCCGACAGAGGCCCGACTGGACCAGCTGGCCTGAACTTCTCCCCAGTCAACTCAAACCTAAGGGACCTCACCCCCTCGCACACCCTGGAGCCTCTGGTGGCCCCCTTCAGGCCCGAGGCCGCAGCTGGGGCCGCAGCGGGGGCCGCCGCGGCGGGGACGGTGCCGCTGGTCGTCTCTCAGCCCCCCTTCCCTGAAGCCCAGGGGCCGCTCTTTTACCCCTGCCCCGAGGAGGCCACTTCACTGGGCTTCTCGCGCTCGCTGAACGGGGACGGCTCGGGCGAGGGGGGAGGCTCAGCGCAGAATCCCCCACAGAAGAAAAAG GTGTCCCTGCTGGAGTACAGGAAGCGCCAGCGCGAAGCCCGGCGCAGCGGCTCCAAGGCCGAGTGCGGCTCCCCCGTGTCCGCCGCGCCTCCTTTGACTGTGGACGCCTTCGCCGCCGCGTTAGAGACCACGAGTGAAGCACCTCTGCCTcctgctccgcctcctctctgcAACACCGCCACCAGCACCGCGGCAAAAGAGCCCCCGGCgagcgaggagggggaggtgccagcggagaaaggagagaaggaaggaggagagggacagtg GACGTCGTCCACTTCTGTGGAGCAGGCGCGAGAGCGCGGCTACCACCGAGCGCTGCTGCTCAGCAAAGACAAGGACGCGG aTGGTGAGACCGAAGGTGGAGACACGCCCGCGCTGAGGGACTGCCCCTCTCCGAGTCTTCAAAAGACGCCGACCCACGCG CCCTGCTCTCCCGGTCCCGTGGCTCCGCCTCCCAGTCGCccggcgaaggaggaggaggccgacggCCAGCCGCCGAGCAAGCCGAAGCCGGCCCCCCTGACTCCCACCAAGCTCCACCCGGCGCCGTTGCCCTCCTCGCCGGTCCACTACCCCGGACCCTCCCTCCTGCACTCCCCCAAGCCGCAGGGCTCTCCCTACCGCGGCCAGAGGGCGCTGTTCTCCGCTCCGCCTCAAGCCCTGCCCCCGGCGCAGACTCCGACCGGCCCGGCCGCTTTCCCCCAGTACAACGCGCAGAGTgacccgcccccgcccccgcctcctccaccggcTACGGCGGCGTATTTTCCTAGCCAGAGCGCCTCGCCCGCCGGGCCCTTCCCTGGGTTTAAACCTGCCGTCGCCCCCCCGTACCCTCCTGGTTCTCAGCCCCTGATGCAGACTATTCCCCACAGTGTGCATTACCAGAGCTCCGcggcgccgccgcccccccctccgcccccacaCCCGATGTCTGGCCCCACCCTGCTGCACGTCAACCTGCAGCCGTCTCCCATCCAGCAACACCAGCTCATGCTGAGCACCGCcgccccacctcctcccccccctcctccctcgcaGGGCCAGGCCCCTCAGCAGCAGCCTCCCGCCGGCAGCGCCTTGTTGTCGCTgacccctcccccgccgcctcccccgcctccccccgcgCCCTCGACCAACGCCCAGATGCAGCCCCACCACTTTCAGAACTTGGGGGCTTTTCAGCCGGCGTTGCTGCACCCAGGCGCCACCGCCAACCCGTCAGTGCCCCCGTCGACCTACCCGCCACCCCTACAGCAGACCGGActgcccccacctccccctccacccccccaacaGACTCAACAAGGCCAGGCCCAGGCCGCTGCCTCCCCTCGTGGCGCCCCTGCGTCCTCGACCCCCTTCCACAGCTCGGGCTACCTGAGCACTGGGTGGCACTGa
- the kmt2e gene encoding inactive histone-lysine N-methyltransferase 2E isoform X3, translating to MSIVIPVGVDTADASYLDMAAGSDRPESVEASPVVVEKSSYPHQIYSSGSHHSHSYIGLPYADHNYGARPPPTPPASPPPSMLIRQGEGGLFVPGGQDEASRGTTLSTSEDGSYGADITRCICGFTHDDGYMICCDKCSAWQHIDCMGIDRQNIPETYLCERCQPRHLDRERAILLQTRKRECLSDGDTSATESGDEVPLELYSTFQHTPTTITLTTGRLGNKQTDKKRKKSGDKEPQASSARAKKAFREGSRKSSRVKGAAPEQEPTEHPSLWENKLKTWMERYEEASSNQYSEDVQVLLRVKEQGDGKSLAYNTHPASFKPPVESQVQKNKKILKAVRDLAPDSLIIEYRGKFMLRQQFEANGYFFKRPYPFVLFYSKFDGLEMCVDARSFGNEARFIRRSCTPNSEVRHVVEDGMLHLYIYSLRPIVKGTEITIGFDYDYGSCKYKVDCACVKGNQECPVLKHNLEPTENLGSGGRRRGSRKDKETVRDDQGQNQNVGLDCEGKSKSAGDGKQRKLSPLRLSISNNQDPELYEDLEDKTSVSNEVEMESEEQIAERRRKMTREERKMEAILQAFARMEKREKRREQALERIGGVKTEVGGRSDIKEEPPATPEMADSPTVMQPLLEVKEEPGLKPAKVKSSRNRKSFSRNRTHIGQQRRRARTISTCSDLAPGSPTESVEPLTNEAPEGEAPAAPEPEAIPDEAPDTSPPHSCSPAPDRHRNGSKSFKSKKHFVSEWVGEKQQDRGGVRTPEPVPERPLRISSDPEVLATQLNALPGMACSPQVYSTPKHYVRFSSPFLANRSPTTPGVPTGRRRSRELPETPPTTGSCKKRWLKQALEEEGSTSPARGPSLLMPSEGPLSPPINGDSDSPLAYNGTCSLPELPTPLKKRRLSPLDACMSESSTPYGSPCATPTRADQSETPATPVLPATPPRPRTEEPSAEPPPSTPTQTLNVLQESDSSVESSPEVSRKPSVQEADRPPSLVSSPCVRAPSSDGPPTEATATVPESPQPPAAAAAEPMDCGEDRADGAVVEGSNEASSSAETCASSFPGWIKSPDRGPTGPAGLNFSPVNSNLRDLTPSHTLEPLVAPFRPEAAAGAAAGAAAAGTVPLVVSQPPFPEAQGPLFYPCPEEATSLGFSRSLNGDGSGEGGGSAQNPPQKKKVSLLEYRKRQREARRSGSKAECGSPVSAAPPLTVDAFAAALETTSEAPLPPAPPPLCNTATSTAAKEPPASEEGEVPAEKGEKEGGEGQWTSSTSVEQARERGYHRALLLSKDKDADGETEGGDTPALRDCPSPSLQKTPTHAPCSPGPVAPPPSRPAKEEEADGQPPSKPKPAPLTPTKLHPAPLPSSPVHYPGPSLLHSPKPQGSPYRGQRALFSAPPQALPPAQTPTGPAAFPQYNAQSDPPPPPPPPPATAAYFPSQSASPAGPFPGFKPAVAPPYPPGSQPLMQTIPHSVHYQSSAAPPPPPPPPHPMSGPTLLHVNLQPSPIQQHQLMLSTAAPPPPPPPPSQGQAPQQQPPAGSALLSLTPPPPPPPPPPAPSTNAQMQPHHFQNLGAFQPALLHPGATANPSVPPSTYPPPLQQTGLPPPPPPPPQQTQQGQAQAAASPRGAPASSTPFHSSGYLSTGWH from the exons ATGAGCATAGTCATCCCAGTAGGGGTGGACACAGCGGACGCCTCATACCTGGACATGGCTGCAGGCTCAGA CAGACCAGAATCGGTGGAGGCCAGCCCCGTGGTGGTGGAGAAGTCCAGCTACCCGCACCAGATCTACAGCAGCGGCTCTCACCATTCCCACAGTTACATTGGCCTGCCGTACGCC GACCATAACTATGGGGCGCGGCCCCCACCCACTCCAccggcctcccctcccccctccatgtTGATCCGacaaggagagggggggttgtttgttCCAGGAGGCCAGGACGAAGCATCCAGGGGCACAACGCTCAGCACCTCAGAAGATGGCAGCTACGGGGCAGACATCACCCGCTGCATCTGTGGCTTCACCCACGATGACGGCTACATGATCTGCTGCGACAAGTGCAG cGCGTGGCAGCATATCGACTGCATGGGCATCGACAGGCAGAACATTCCTGAGACTTACCTGTGTGAGCGCTGCCAACCACGACACCTGGATAGAGAGCGGGCCATCCTGCTGCAGACCAGGAAACGAGAGTGTCTCTCTG ATGGTGACACCAGTGCAACAGAGAGTGGAGATGAGGTGCCATTAGAACTTTACTCCACCTTCCAACACACGCCTACCACCATCACGCTCACCACTGGGCGCCTCGGCAATAAGCAGACTGATAAAAAACGTAAAAAGAGCGGCGATAAAGAGCCTCAAGCCTCCTCTGCCCGCGCTAAGAAG GCCTTCCGAGAAGGGTCCAGAAAGTCCTCCAGAGTAAAG GGCGCCGCTCCGGAGCAGGAGCCGACGGAGCACCCGTCTCTGTGGGAGAACAAACTCAAGACGTGGATGGAGCGATACGAGGAGGCCAGCAGCAATCAGTACAGCGAGGACGTCCAGGTCCTGTTGCGTGTCAAAGAGCAAGGCGATGGCAAGAGCCTGGCGTACAACACGCACCCGGCCTCCTTCAAGCCGCCGGTGGAG AGTCAAgttcagaagaacaagaagatcCTCAAGGCGGTGCGAGACTTGGCCCCGGACTCCCTCATCATCGAGTACAGGGGAAAGTTCATGCTTCGACAGCAGTTCGAGGCCAACGGATACTTCTTCAAGAG gcCATACccctttgtgttgttttattccaaGTTTGATGGACTAGAGATGTGTGTGGACGCTCGTAGCTTCGGCAACGAGGCGCGCTTCATCCGTCGCTCCTGCACCCCGAATTCTGAG GTGCGGCACGTGGTTGAGGACGGGATGCTGCATTTATACATCTACTCCTTGAGGCCGATCGTCAAAGGCACAGAAATCACCATTGGTTTTGATTACGACTACGGCAGCTG TAAATACAAGGTGGACTGTGCCTGCGTGAAGGGGAACCAGGAGTGCCCGGTGCTCAAGCACAACCTCGAACCCACGGAGAACCTGGGCTCCGGAGGCCGGCGACGAGGGAGCCGCAAGGACAAGGAGACGGTCCGGGACGACCAGGGCCAGAACCAGAACGTGGGCCTGGACTGCGAGGGGAAGAGCAAGAGCGCCGGCGACGGCAAACAGAGGAagctctctcctctccgcctctccaTCTCAAACAACCAG GATCCTGAGTTATATGAGGATCTAGAAGACAAAACCTCCGTTAGCAATGAAGTAGAGATGGAGTCAGAGGAGCAGattgcagagaggaggaggaagatg acacgggaggagaggaagatggaggccATCCTGCAGGCCTTTGCCCGGATGGAGAAGCGGGAGAAGCGTAGGGAGCAGGCCCTGGAGAGAATCGGCGGCGTCAAGACGGAAGTCGGCGGCCGCAGCGACATCAAGGAGGAGCCGCCCGCCACGCCGGAGATGGCGGATTCTCCGACGGTCATGCAG CCGCTGCTGGAGGTGAAAGAGGAGCCGGGACTGAAGCCAGCTAAGGTCAAAAGCTCGAGGAACAGGAAGAGCTTCTCAAGGAACCGCACGCACATCGGTCAACAGCGGCGGCGAGCTCGCACCATCAGCACCTGCTCCGACCTGGCCCCCGGCTCTCCGACCGAGTCGGTGGAGCCGCTGACCAACGAGGCCCCCGAAGGAGAGGCGCCGGCCGCGCCCGAGCCGGAGGCCATCCCCGACGAAGCGCCGGACACCAGCCCCCCGCACAGCTGCTCGCCCGCGCCGGACCGACACCGCAACGGGAGCAAGAGCTTCAAATCTAAAAAG cACTTTGTGAGTGAGTGGGTGGGAGAGAAGCAGCAGGACCGCGGCGGCGTACGGACCCCAGAGCCGGTGCCAGAGAGGCCGCTGAGAATAAGCAGTGACCCCGAAGTACTCGCCACGCAGCTGAACGCCCTGCCGGGCATGGCCTGCTCTCCGCAGGTCTACAGCACCCCCAAACACTACGTCCGCTTCTCGTCCCCATTCCTGGCTAACCGCAGCCCCACCACCCCCGGGGTCCCCACCGGGAGACGGCGTTCCCGGGAACTGCCCGAAACCCCGCCCACCACCGGCTCCTGCAAGAAG CGATGGTTGAAGCaggctctggaggaggagggctccACCAGCCCGGCCAGAGGACCAAGCCTCCTGATGCCCAGCGAGGGTCCTCTCAGCCCCCCCATTAACGGGGACTCTGACAGCCCTCTAGCCTACAACGGTACCTGCTCGCTACCAG AGTTGCCCACGCCGCTGAAAAAGCGGCGGCTGAGTCCGCTGGACGCCTGCATGTCCGAGAGCTCCACGCCCTACGGCTCCCCTTGTGCCACGCCCACCAGGGCCGACCAATCGGAGACACCCGCGACCCCCGTCCTACCGGCTACCCCGCCGCGTCCCCGGACCGAGGAGCCGAGCGCGGAGCCCCCGCCCAGCACCCCAACGCAGACACTTAACGTCCTCCAGGAG AGTGACTCTTCGGTGGAAAGCTCCCCGGAGGTCAGCCGGAAACCCAGCGTGCAAGAG GCCGACCGTCCTCCTTCGTTGGTCTCCTCTCCGTGCGTCAGGGCTCCCAGTTCGGACGGACCCCCGACAGAAGCCACGGCGACGGTTCCCGAAAGCCCGCAGCccccggccgccgccgccgccgagcctATGGACTGCGGGGAGGACCGGGCCGACGGCGCGGTTGTCGAGGGGAGCAACGAGGCTTCCTCATCCGCAGAAACATGTGCTTCCTCTTTCCCCGGCTGGATAAAAAGCCCCGACAGAGGCCCGACTGGACCAGCTGGCCTGAACTTCTCCCCAGTCAACTCAAACCTAAGGGACCTCACCCCCTCGCACACCCTGGAGCCTCTGGTGGCCCCCTTCAGGCCCGAGGCCGCAGCTGGGGCCGCAGCGGGGGCCGCCGCGGCGGGGACGGTGCCGCTGGTCGTCTCTCAGCCCCCCTTCCCTGAAGCCCAGGGGCCGCTCTTTTACCCCTGCCCCGAGGAGGCCACTTCACTGGGCTTCTCGCGCTCGCTGAACGGGGACGGCTCGGGCGAGGGGGGAGGCTCAGCGCAGAATCCCCCACAGAAGAAAAAG GTGTCCCTGCTGGAGTACAGGAAGCGCCAGCGCGAAGCCCGGCGCAGCGGCTCCAAGGCCGAGTGCGGCTCCCCCGTGTCCGCCGCGCCTCCTTTGACTGTGGACGCCTTCGCCGCCGCGTTAGAGACCACGAGTGAAGCACCTCTGCCTcctgctccgcctcctctctgcAACACCGCCACCAGCACCGCGGCAAAAGAGCCCCCGGCgagcgaggagggggaggtgccagcggagaaaggagagaaggaaggaggagagggacagtg GACGTCGTCCACTTCTGTGGAGCAGGCGCGAGAGCGCGGCTACCACCGAGCGCTGCTGCTCAGCAAAGACAAGGACGCGG aTGGTGAGACCGAAGGTGGAGACACGCCCGCGCTGAGGGACTGCCCCTCTCCGAGTCTTCAAAAGACGCCGACCCACGCG CCCTGCTCTCCCGGTCCCGTGGCTCCGCCTCCCAGTCGCccggcgaaggaggaggaggccgacggCCAGCCGCCGAGCAAGCCGAAGCCGGCCCCCCTGACTCCCACCAAGCTCCACCCGGCGCCGTTGCCCTCCTCGCCGGTCCACTACCCCGGACCCTCCCTCCTGCACTCCCCCAAGCCGCAGGGCTCTCCCTACCGCGGCCAGAGGGCGCTGTTCTCCGCTCCGCCTCAAGCCCTGCCCCCGGCGCAGACTCCGACCGGCCCGGCCGCTTTCCCCCAGTACAACGCGCAGAGTgacccgcccccgcccccgcctcctccaccggcTACGGCGGCGTATTTTCCTAGCCAGAGCGCCTCGCCCGCCGGGCCCTTCCCTGGGTTTAAACCTGCCGTCGCCCCCCCGTACCCTCCTGGTTCTCAGCCCCTGATGCAGACTATTCCCCACAGTGTGCATTACCAGAGCTCCGcggcgccgccgcccccccctccgcccccacaCCCGATGTCTGGCCCCACCCTGCTGCACGTCAACCTGCAGCCGTCTCCCATCCAGCAACACCAGCTCATGCTGAGCACCGCcgccccacctcctcccccccctcctccctcgcaGGGCCAGGCCCCTCAGCAGCAGCCTCCCGCCGGCAGCGCCTTGTTGTCGCTgacccctcccccgccgcctcccccgcctccccccgcgCCCTCGACCAACGCCCAGATGCAGCCCCACCACTTTCAGAACTTGGGGGCTTTTCAGCCGGCGTTGCTGCACCCAGGCGCCACCGCCAACCCGTCAGTGCCCCCGTCGACCTACCCGCCACCCCTACAGCAGACCGGActgcccccacctccccctccacccccccaacaGACTCAACAAGGCCAGGCCCAGGCCGCTGCCTCCCCTCGTGGCGCCCCTGCGTCCTCGACCCCCTTCCACAGCTCGGGCTACCTGAGCACTGGGTGGCACTGa